One window from the genome of Paramisgurnus dabryanus chromosome 24, PD_genome_1.1, whole genome shotgun sequence encodes:
- the gcga gene encoding glucagon a, whose product MKGIQVFAGLLLLLFVQNSICAPLQDDSTSTETVSYLPRGEDFTTVKRHSEGTFSNDYSKYLETRRAQDFVQWLMNSKRNGGPSRRHAEGTYTSDISSYLQDQAAQNFVAWLKSGQPKQQ is encoded by the exons ATGAAGGGCATCCAAGTTTTTGCTGGTCTTCTTTTACTACTCTTCGTTCAAAACAGCATTTGTGCTCCACTACAAGACGACAGCACGAG CACAGAGACAGTAAGTTATTTACCGAGAGGTGAAGATTTCACGACCGTAAAGAGGCATTCAGAGGGGACGTTCTCGAACGACTACAGTAAATACCTGGAGACCAGAAGAGCACAAGACTTTGTTCAGTGGCTCATGAACTCCAAGAGAAACGG TGGTCCATCCAGACGTCACGCTGAAGGGACATACACCAGCGACATCAGCTCGTACCTGCAAGACCAAGCGGCCCAAAACTTTGTCGCTTGGTTGAAATCAGGACAGCCCAAACAACAGTAG
- the dpp4 gene encoding dipeptidyl peptidase 4, translating to MMKIGKWILAALGIAVTVVLIVVPTVIFLKEDKAQPQKTFTLEDYFNNTARSKSYNLRWVSDDEYLHKTADGSVFLINAVTGNENEFLNHQMFARVAASDYMVSADRKYVSFLSNYTKLWRHSYTASYSIYNLESNAFINTDIPHGIQYLAWSPTGHKLAYVWKYNVYVKETPTSPPYQVTNNGAYNLILNGIPDWVYEEEMFSTNFALWWSPNGRFVAYAQFNDSEVHSIEYSWYGNGQYPETVFIPYPKPGTPNPIVKLFVLDTNTHNISEVVVPSDVGAGDHYLSTVTWATDERIVVQWQKRTQNYVALKSYNFNNGKWSEGLLNQIITSSTGWVGRFSPDEPVFRPDGGSCYYILSNGEGFKHLGYFKDAVRTFLTSGKWEVVSILKVTEDAVYYVSNQHNSHPGQRNVYKITINGESHSEPVCLTCTLNEDRCKYNSALFSHKGTYYRMDCSGPGPPLYTLRNSRDGSEVRVLEDNKDLEGILQEIAMPLVTHKTLKIGDFDLWYQMTLPPKFDKSKKYPLLIDVYAGPCSQKSDLRFRVGWSTYWASTENVIVASFDGRGSGYQGDKIMHSIYKRLGTYEVEDQITAAREFIKLGFIDKDKIAIWGWSYGGYVTSMVLGAGSKVFKCGMAVAPVSKWEYYDSIYTERYMLTPTENQHFYDNSTVTGRAKNFKSVQYLLVHGTADDNVHFQQAAQISNALVDEQVDFDAMWYTDKDHGLGGSANKHVYTHMTHFLKNCFA from the exons ATGATG AAAATCGGAAAATGGATTCTGGCTGCACTCGGGATCGCAGTGACAGTGGTCTTGATAGTTGTGCCAACAGTCATATTTCTGAAAG AGGATAAAGCACAACCACAGAAGACCTTCACACTTGAAGATTATTTTAACAACACTGCAAGGAGCAAATCATATAACCTGCGCTGGGTCTCAg ATGATGAATATCTTCACAAGACAGCAGACGGTTCAGTATTTCTGATCAATGCCGTAACGGGAAATGAAAATGAATTCCTGAACCATCAGATGTTT GCCCGTGTGGCAGCTTCCGATTACATGGTGTCAGCCGATCGAAAATATGTCTCTTTTCTGAGCAACTATACAAAG ctaTGGAGACACTCATACACTGCATCGTACTCCATTTATAACCTGGAAAGCAA CGCATTTATAAATACAGATATTCCACATGGAATCCAGTACCTTGCTTGGTCGCCAACTGGTCACAAGCTG GCTTACGTGTGGAAATACAACGTCTATGTGAAAGAGACACCCACTTCACCTCCATATCAGGTCACTAATAATGGAGCCTACAACTTAATCCTCAACGGCATTCCTGATTGGGTGTACGAGG AAGAGATGTTTTCCACAAACTTTGCTTTGTGGTGGTCACCAAATGGGAGATTTGTGGCGTATGCTCAATTTAACGACTCGGAAGTCCACAGCATCGAGTACTCCTGGTACGGCAATGGCCAGTATCCAGAAACAGTCTTCATACCGTACCCCAAG CCTGGAACCCCAAACCCAATCGTGAAACTTTTCGTATTGGATACAAACACACATAACATCTCGGAAGTTGTCGTCCCCAGCGATGTTGGAGCAGG AGACCATTATCTGAGTACAGTCACATGGGCGACGGACGAGCGCATTGTAGTTCAGTGGCAGAAGAGGACACAGAACTATGTGGCTCTGAAATCGTATAACTTTAACAATGGCAAATGGAGCGAAGGTTTGCTG aACCAGATCATCACAAGCAGCACGGGTTGGGTTGGCCGG TTCTCTCCAGATGAACCTGTCTTTCGGCCAGATGGCGGCAGTTGTTATTACATACTGAGTAACGGAGAAGGGTTTAAACATCTTGGTTATTTTAAAGAC GCAGTGAGAACATTTCTGACCAGTGGAAAGTGGGAGGTCGTGAGCATTCTTAAAGTCACCGAAGATGCCGT ATACTATGTCAGTAACCAACACAACAGCCATCCAGgacaaagaaatgtttacaa GATCACCATAAACGGTGAATCTCATTCTGAGCCCGTGTGCCTGACGTGTACCCTAAATGAGGACAGATGTAAATATAATTCTGCTCTATTCAGCCATAAAGGGACATACTATCGTATGGACTGTTCAG GGCCTGGACCTCCGCTGTACACACTAAGAAACAGCCGAGATGGATCAG AGGTGAGAGTTCTTGAAGACAACAAAGATTTGGAGGGCATTTTGCAAGAGATCGCAATGCCATTGGTTACACATAAGACTCTAAAGATTGGGGATTTTG ATCTCTGGTACCAGATGACATTGCCTCCCAAATTCGACAAATCCAAAAAATATCCTCTGCTTATTGACGT ATATGCAGGACCCTGCAGTCAGAAGTCAGATTTGCGGTTTAGGGTTGGATGGTCGACATACTGGGCCAGTACAGAGAATGTGATCGTGGCCAGCTTTGATGGAAGAGGAAGCGGTTACCAAGGCGATAAAATCATGCACTCCATCTACAAACGACTCGGTACATACGAAGTCGAAGATCAGATTACAGCTGCTAG agagTTTATCAAATTGGGCTTTATTGATAAAGATAAGATAGCCATCTGGGGCTGG TCATACGGTGGTTATGTCACATCGATGGTTTTGGGAGCTGGAAGCAAAGTTTTTAAATGTGGCATGGCTGTCGCTCCAGTGTCTAAATGGGAGTATTACG ATTCTATTTACACTGAGAGATACATGCTAACACCCACAGAGAATCAGCACTTTTATGAC AATTCCACAGTGACGGGCAGAGCCAAGAACTTTAAATCCGTTCAGTACCTCCTTGTGCATGGTACTGCTGACG ATAACGTTCACTTCCAACAAGCTGCTCAAATCTCTAATGCTCTGGTTGATGAGCAAGTGGACTTTGATGCAATG TGGTACACGGATAAAGATCATGGACTCGGAGGATCGGCCAACAAGCATGTGTATACTCACATGACtcattttttgaaaaactgCTTCGCTTGA